From a single Kingella potus genomic region:
- the nrdR gene encoding transcriptional regulator NrdR — MKCPFCQHTETQVTDSRLTEDGNCVRRRRRCHACDKRFITVETLDVRLPDIVKSNGSRVPYNAHKLRTSLERALHKRPFDSEDVDDLVAVIEGRLYRLGLKEVSSQLVGEMAMEALLATDQVAYVRFASVYKSFNDVSEFTQAIATLSAAHTAHTAAPAGAEQPT; from the coding sequence ATGAAATGCCCTTTCTGCCAGCACACCGAAACGCAGGTTACCGACTCCCGCCTCACCGAAGACGGCAACTGCGTCCGCCGCCGCCGCCGCTGCCACGCCTGCGACAAACGCTTCATCACCGTCGAAACCCTGGACGTACGCCTGCCCGACATCGTCAAAAGCAACGGCAGCCGCGTTCCCTACAACGCCCACAAGCTGCGCACCAGCCTCGAACGCGCCCTGCACAAACGCCCCTTCGACAGCGAAGACGTAGACGACTTGGTTGCCGTTATCGAAGGCCGCCTCTACCGCCTCGGCCTCAAAGAAGTGTCCTCGCAGCTAGTCGGCGAAATGGCCATGGAAGCCCTGCTCGCCACCGACCAGGTCGCCTATGTCCGCTTCGCCTCCGTCTATAAAAGTTTTAACGACGTATCCGAATTTACCCAGGCCATCGCCACCCTGTCCGCAGCGCACACCGCACATACGGCGGCACCTGCCGGAGCGGAACAGCCTACCTGA
- a CDS encoding amino acid aminotransferase — MFFDKIQTAPADPILGLGEAFKAETRPEKVNLGIGVYKDAEGNTPVLKAVKAAETRLLAEEKTKNYLGIDGVAAYNAETQKLLFGADSEIIASRRAKTAQTLGGTGALRIAAEFVKRQTEAASVWISTPTWPNHNAIFETVGVNIRNYRYYDKAAHALDWDGLTADLAQAEKGDVVLFHGCCHNPTGIDPTPEQWDALAKMSAEKGWLPLFDFAYQGLANGIEEDAYGLRAFAKHNKELLVASSYSKNFGMYNERVGAFTVVAENEETANRAFSQVKAIIRTIYSNPASHGGHTVAMVLQDPALKAQWIGELDEMRARIKEMRQKFVDTLKEKGAKQDFGFIIRQNGMFSFSGLTPEQVDRLKDEFAVYAVRSGRINVAGMTNANIGYLCESIVKVL, encoded by the coding sequence ATGTTCTTCGACAAAATCCAAACCGCCCCCGCCGATCCCATCCTCGGCTTGGGCGAAGCCTTCAAAGCCGAAACCCGCCCCGAAAAAGTCAATCTCGGCATCGGCGTATACAAAGACGCAGAGGGCAACACCCCCGTACTCAAAGCCGTCAAAGCCGCCGAAACCCGCCTGTTGGCCGAAGAAAAAACCAAAAACTACCTCGGCATCGACGGCGTAGCCGCCTACAACGCAGAAACGCAGAAACTCCTCTTTGGTGCAGACAGCGAAATCATTGCCTCCCGCCGTGCCAAAACCGCCCAAACCCTCGGCGGCACCGGTGCGCTGCGCATCGCCGCCGAATTTGTCAAACGCCAAACCGAAGCCGCCTCCGTCTGGATTTCCACCCCCACCTGGCCGAACCATAACGCCATCTTCGAAACCGTCGGCGTAAACATCCGCAACTACCGCTATTACGACAAAGCCGCCCACGCCCTCGACTGGGACGGTCTGACCGCCGACCTCGCCCAAGCGGAAAAAGGCGACGTGGTACTGTTTCACGGCTGCTGCCACAACCCCACCGGCATCGACCCCACGCCCGAACAATGGGACGCGCTGGCAAAAATGTCCGCCGAAAAAGGCTGGCTGCCCCTCTTCGACTTCGCCTACCAGGGGCTTGCCAACGGCATCGAAGAAGACGCATACGGCCTGCGCGCATTTGCCAAACACAATAAAGAGCTGCTTGTCGCCAGCTCCTACTCCAAAAATTTCGGTATGTACAACGAGCGCGTCGGCGCATTTACCGTAGTGGCCGAAAACGAAGAAACCGCCAACCGCGCGTTCAGCCAGGTCAAAGCCATCATCCGCACCATCTATTCCAACCCCGCCTCCCACGGCGGCCACACCGTAGCCATGGTGCTGCAAGACCCCGCACTCAAAGCGCAATGGATAGGCGAACTTGACGAAATGCGGGCGCGCATCAAAGAAATGCGGCAGAAATTCGTCGATACCCTCAAAGAAAAAGGTGCGAAACAAGACTTCGGCTTCATCATCAGACAAAACGGCATGTTCTCCTTCTCCGGCCTCACGCCCGAACAGGTAGACCGTCTGAAAGACGAGTTTGCCGTTTACGCCGTCCGCTCCGGCCGCATCAACGTTGCCGGCATGACCAACGCCAACATCGGCTATCTGTGCGAAAGCATTGTCAAAGTACTGTAA
- the leuD gene encoding 3-isopropylmalate dehydratase small subunit, with translation MKAFTKLTAVVAPLDRANVDTDAIIPKQFLKSIKRSGFGPNAFDEWRYLDHGEPGMDNSKRPLNPDFPLNKPRYRGAQILLTRKNFGCGSSREHAPWALDDYGFRAVIAPSFADIFFNNCYKNGLLPIVLDEDTVDGLFREVEANEGYTLSVDLERQIVTTPSGQSFAFEITEHRKHCLLNGLDEIGLTLQHADEIRGFEAERKNSQPWLFHG, from the coding sequence ATGAAAGCATTTACCAAACTGACCGCCGTTGTCGCTCCGCTGGATCGTGCCAATGTCGATACCGACGCGATTATTCCCAAGCAGTTTCTCAAATCGATCAAACGCTCCGGTTTCGGCCCGAATGCCTTTGACGAGTGGCGTTATCTCGATCACGGCGAGCCGGGCATGGACAACAGCAAACGGCCGCTGAATCCGGATTTTCCGCTGAACAAACCGCGTTACCGTGGGGCGCAAATCCTGCTGACGCGCAAGAATTTCGGCTGCGGTTCTTCACGCGAACATGCGCCGTGGGCATTGGACGATTACGGCTTCCGCGCGGTGATTGCGCCCAGTTTCGCCGATATTTTTTTCAACAACTGCTATAAAAACGGCCTGCTGCCGATTGTGTTGGACGAAGATACGGTGGACGGGCTGTTTCGGGAAGTGGAAGCAAACGAAGGTTACACGCTGTCCGTCGATTTGGAGCGGCAGATCGTTACCACGCCTTCGGGACAGTCGTTCGCGTTTGAAATTACCGAACACCGCAAGCACTGCCTGCTGAACGGCTTGGACGAAATCGGCCTGACTTTGCAGCATGCCGATGAGATACGCGGCTTTGAAGCGGAGCGGAAAAACAGCCAGCCGTGGCTGTTTCACGGATGA
- a CDS encoding membrane lipoprotein lipid attachment site-containing protein: MKKVLALTLATFALAACSSTWHGMKEDASENAEKTGHSIEHGWDKTKDAVKKGGNAVGRGISHVGEKIEDATE, translated from the coding sequence ATGAAAAAAGTACTTGCCCTGACACTAGCCACATTTGCTTTGGCAGCCTGTTCCAGCACTTGGCACGGCATGAAGGAAGATGCTTCCGAAAATGCGGAAAAAACCGGCCACAGTATCGAACACGGTTGGGATAAAACCAAAGATGCGGTGAAAAAAGGCGGCAATGCCGTCGGCCGCGGTATTTCGCACGTCGGCGAGAAAATCGAAGACGCGACCGAATAA
- the hisF gene encoding imidazole glycerol phosphate synthase subunit HisF, translating into MALAKRIIPCLDVKDGRVVKGVNFLGLRDAGDPVAVAKRYNDEGADEITFLDITASSDNRDTILHVIEEVAEHVFIPLTVGGGVRSIADIRRLLNAGADKVSINTAAVSNPDLVGEAAAFFGSQAIVTAVDAKAVNPENTRWEIFTHGGRNATGLDAVEWAVEMQRRGAGEILLTSMDRDGTRQGFNLPLTRAVSEAVGIPVIASGGVGSVQHLIDGIKEGRADAVLAASIFHFGEISVREAKEAMRRAGIEVRL; encoded by the coding sequence ATGGCACTGGCAAAACGCATCATTCCCTGTTTGGACGTGAAAGACGGCCGCGTCGTCAAAGGCGTGAATTTTCTCGGCCTGCGCGACGCGGGCGATCCCGTTGCAGTCGCCAAACGCTACAACGACGAAGGCGCGGACGAAATTACCTTTCTCGATATTACCGCCTCTTCCGACAACCGCGACACCATTCTGCACGTTATCGAAGAAGTGGCCGAACACGTCTTCATCCCCCTTACCGTCGGCGGCGGGGTGCGCAGCATTGCCGACATCCGCCGCCTGCTCAATGCCGGTGCGGATAAAGTAAGCATCAACACCGCCGCCGTAAGCAATCCCGATCTGGTCGGCGAGGCAGCCGCCTTTTTCGGCTCGCAGGCCATTGTTACCGCCGTTGATGCCAAAGCCGTCAATCCCGAAAACACCCGCTGGGAAATTTTCACCCACGGCGGGCGCAATGCTACCGGTTTGGACGCGGTAGAGTGGGCGGTGGAAATGCAGCGGCGCGGCGCAGGCGAAATCCTGCTGACCAGCATGGACAGGGACGGCACCAGACAAGGCTTCAACCTGCCGCTTACCCGCGCCGTCAGCGAAGCGGTCGGCATACCCGTTATCGCTTCGGGCGGCGTAGGCAGCGTGCAGCATCTGATTGACGGCATCAAAGAAGGCAGAGCCGATGCCGTATTGGCGGCCAGCATCTTTCATTTTGGCGAAATCTCCGTCCGTGAAGCCAAAGAAGCCATGCGCAGGGCGGGCATAGAAGTACGTCTGTAA
- a CDS encoding diguanylate cyclase, translating to MLEAFVLGFWIIWSANRDIYALSESLGFMVIVVIIRGFMTMSLPQMDGVWMAGIGVQWLYTALVLTAVNRLSSSFAVTLAIAALGSMGFYWLGLPENTKAVLSPFIG from the coding sequence ATGTTAGAAGCATTTGTTTTGGGATTCTGGATCATCTGGTCGGCCAACCGCGACATCTACGCCCTGTCCGAAAGCCTGGGATTTATGGTGATCGTCGTCATCATACGCGGCTTCATGACCATGAGCCTGCCGCAGATGGACGGCGTATGGATGGCGGGTATCGGCGTGCAGTGGCTCTATACCGCGCTGGTGCTGACCGCCGTAAACCGCCTGTCCAGCAGCTTTGCCGTTACGCTCGCCATAGCCGCCCTTGGCTCGATGGGCTTCTACTGGCTCGGGCTGCCCGAAAACACCAAAGCCGTTCTCTCCCCGTTTATCGGCTGA
- the hisA gene encoding 1-(5-phosphoribosyl)-5-[(5-phosphoribosylamino)methylideneamino]imidazole-4-carboxamide isomerase codes for MLLIPAIDLKDGKCVRLRQGVMDDATVFSDNPAETAHHWLQQGARRLHLVDLNGAFAGEPKNFPAIQAILEAVAQHIPVQLGGGIRNLATIEKYLGLGLNDVIIGTAAAENPAFVREACKEFAGHIIVGLDAKDGMVAVDGWAKLTQHRAADLGRRFAGDGVNGIIYTDIGRDGMMKGINTEATIRLAQETGLPVTASGGLTDLDDVRALCAAEPYGVTGAITGRAIYEGSIDFAEAQKLADSLTRR; via the coding sequence ATGCTGCTGATTCCCGCCATCGACCTGAAAGACGGAAAATGCGTCCGTCTGCGCCAAGGCGTTATGGACGATGCCACTGTTTTTTCCGACAACCCGGCCGAAACCGCACACCACTGGCTGCAACAGGGCGCACGCCGCCTGCATTTGGTGGATTTGAACGGTGCTTTTGCGGGCGAACCGAAAAATTTTCCTGCCATCCAAGCGATACTCGAAGCCGTTGCGCAACACATTCCCGTCCAGCTCGGCGGCGGCATCCGCAATCTTGCCACTATCGAAAAATACCTCGGCTTGGGGCTGAACGATGTCATCATCGGCACGGCCGCCGCCGAAAATCCCGCTTTCGTACGCGAAGCCTGCAAAGAATTTGCCGGACACATCATTGTCGGCCTTGACGCAAAGGACGGCATGGTGGCTGTGGACGGCTGGGCGAAGCTGACGCAGCACCGCGCCGCCGATTTGGGGCGGCGTTTTGCCGGCGACGGGGTAAACGGCATCATCTACACCGACATCGGCCGCGACGGCATGATGAAAGGCATCAACACCGAAGCCACCATCAGGCTGGCACAGGAAACCGGCCTGCCGGTTACCGCCTCGGGCGGCCTGACCGATCTTGACGACGTACGCGCCCTGTGCGCCGCCGAGCCGTACGGCGTTACCGGCGCGATTACAGGCCGCGCCATCTATGAGGGCAGTATCGATTTTGCCGAAGCACAGAAGCTGGCGGACAGTCTGACACGGCGGTAA
- the hisH gene encoding imidazole glycerol phosphate synthase subunit HisH — protein MKTAIVDYGMGNLHSVLGSVREAARLAGSRTQIVLTDKAEEVAAADRIVFPGQGAMPDCMAALNNSGLGEAVADGLKNKPFFGICVGAQLLFDYSEEGGTHGIGLFAGRVKRFSDGLTDSAGGRLKVPHMGWNTVHQIRPHPLFRDIPQNTHFYFVHSYYFAPQDESTILAESDYPAPFACIVGRENVFATQFHAEKSHDAGLILLRNFLSWRI, from the coding sequence ATGAAAACCGCCATCGTCGATTACGGCATGGGCAACCTGCATTCCGTGCTCGGATCCGTGCGCGAGGCCGCCCGCCTTGCCGGCAGCCGGACGCAGATTGTCCTGACCGACAAAGCCGAAGAAGTCGCCGCGGCCGACAGAATCGTTTTTCCCGGACAAGGCGCAATGCCCGACTGCATGGCCGCGTTGAACAACAGCGGACTGGGCGAGGCTGTGGCCGACGGTTTGAAAAACAAACCCTTCTTCGGCATCTGCGTCGGCGCGCAGCTTCTGTTCGATTACAGCGAAGAAGGCGGCACGCACGGAATCGGCCTGTTTGCCGGCAGAGTAAAACGCTTTTCAGACGGCCTCACCGACAGCGCGGGAGGCCGTCTGAAAGTGCCGCACATGGGCTGGAACACCGTGCACCAAATCCGTCCGCATCCGTTGTTCCGCGACATTCCGCAAAACACCCATTTCTACTTCGTCCACAGCTATTATTTCGCTCCGCAAGACGAAAGCACCATATTGGCCGAAAGCGACTACCCCGCGCCTTTCGCCTGCATTGTCGGCCGCGAAAACGTGTTTGCCACCCAGTTTCACGCCGAAAAAAGCCACGATGCCGGCCTGATTCTGCTGCGCAATTTCTTGTCTTGGCGCATTTAG
- a CDS encoding TatD family hydrolase produces MQLIDSHCHLNYESLAGRLPEVLANMAENQVALALAVSVSRQSFDEVHAIAREHRHIYASVGVHPADPDDEEFALEELTERAALPKVAAIGETGLDYHWCKGDLAWQHRRFATHIEAANRSGLPLIIHTREAADDTMRFLREHKAHAGVIHCFTEDIRVAKLALDLGFYISFSGIVTFKNAVQIQEAARYVPSDRILVETDAPFLAPVPKRGKTNEPAFVRHTAAFLAELRGDSIENIAAVTTDNFFRLFAKIPRTAVV; encoded by the coding sequence ATGCAGCTCATCGATTCCCACTGCCACCTCAATTATGAGAGTCTGGCCGGCCGCCTGCCCGAAGTGCTGGCCAACATGGCCGAAAACCAAGTTGCCCTTGCGTTGGCCGTCAGCGTCAGCCGCCAGAGTTTCGACGAAGTACACGCCATCGCCCGGGAACACCGCCACATCTATGCCAGCGTCGGTGTCCACCCTGCCGACCCGGATGATGAAGAATTTGCTTTGGAAGAGCTTACCGAGCGTGCCGCACTGCCCAAAGTGGCCGCCATCGGCGAAACCGGCCTCGACTACCACTGGTGCAAAGGCGATTTGGCCTGGCAGCACCGCCGTTTCGCCACCCATATCGAAGCTGCCAACCGTAGCGGCCTGCCGCTCATCATCCATACCCGCGAAGCCGCCGACGACACCATGCGTTTTCTGCGCGAACACAAAGCACACGCCGGTGTCATCCATTGCTTTACCGAAGACATCCGCGTTGCCAAACTCGCTCTCGATCTGGGTTTCTACATTTCCTTTTCCGGCATCGTAACCTTCAAAAACGCCGTGCAGATACAGGAAGCCGCCCGCTATGTTCCGTCCGACAGAATACTGGTGGAAACCGACGCACCCTTTCTCGCGCCCGTACCCAAACGCGGCAAAACAAACGAACCGGCCTTTGTACGCCACACCGCCGCATTTCTTGCCGAACTGCGCGGCGACAGTATAGAAAACATCGCCGCCGTTACCACAGACAACTTCTTCCGTCTGTTTGCCAAAATCCCGCGCACGGCGGTCGTCTGA
- a CDS encoding PilZ domain-containing protein — translation MAQSNTDFDFSKPTNVPIPGKMLNLHIPDLQSLYNCYIPFFEHGGLFVTTEDKFSLGDEVLLALSLGNSQEKKFLRTNVGWLNTARSTPVRPRGIGVAFGKDEICIAAKNLIEKQLGTSLKSDRPTFTM, via the coding sequence ATGGCACAATCCAATACAGACTTTGATTTCAGCAAACCGACCAATGTTCCCATTCCGGGGAAAATGCTCAACCTGCACATTCCCGATCTGCAATCGCTCTACAATTGCTACATCCCTTTCTTCGAGCATGGCGGCCTGTTTGTTACCACCGAAGACAAATTCTCGCTCGGCGACGAAGTTTTGCTCGCCCTTTCCTTGGGCAACAGCCAAGAGAAAAAATTCCTGCGCACCAACGTCGGCTGGCTCAACACCGCCCGCTCCACCCCCGTGCGCCCGCGCGGCATCGGCGTGGCTTTCGGCAAAGACGAAATCTGCATTGCCGCCAAAAACCTGATTGAAAAACAACTGGGTACATCGCTGAAAAGCGACCGCCCCACTTTTACCATGTAG
- the holB gene encoding DNA polymerase III subunit delta' yields the protein MIYPWHESEWRQIAAQPQRLPHAMLFCGQRDTGKTAFARHLAQLLLCENPGADGGFCGTCPSCHLFAQNSHPDFYELAPETAEGETAARKLPQIKIDAVRGLIEHIRLTSVRGGRRVVLIRPAEAMNAQAANGLLKILEEPPENVVFLLVSHERDRLLPTIRSRCRQTVLPAPGRAAALEYVRQHHPQHAEELLAFHSGAPLFDEEAEQTALRGELLQFLAAPRLIAALDYSAAFDKHKLPLAVFLDWMQKWLLDVGLAQRNMPPRYYPVFAAQSAAVAVRTDPAALFAFGSRLNALVPYGHHTLSVRMQAESLLTEYLRFWQNK from the coding sequence ATGATTTATCCCTGGCACGAATCCGAATGGCGGCAGATTGCCGCGCAGCCGCAGCGTCTGCCGCACGCGATGCTGTTTTGCGGCCAACGCGATACCGGTAAAACCGCCTTTGCCCGCCATCTGGCGCAACTGCTGCTGTGCGAAAACCCGGGCGCAGACGGCGGATTCTGCGGCACCTGTCCCTCGTGCCACCTCTTTGCGCAAAACAGCCACCCCGATTTTTACGAACTCGCGCCCGAAACCGCCGAAGGCGAAACCGCCGCCCGCAAACTGCCGCAAATCAAAATTGATGCGGTGCGCGGCCTGATCGAACACATCCGCCTTACTTCCGTGCGCGGCGGGCGGCGCGTGGTATTGATCCGTCCTGCCGAAGCCATGAACGCACAGGCGGCCAACGGCCTCCTGAAAATTCTCGAAGAGCCGCCTGAGAATGTCGTTTTCCTGCTGGTGTCGCACGAGCGCGACCGCCTGCTGCCCACCATCAGAAGCCGCTGCCGCCAAACCGTGCTGCCTGCCCCCGGCCGCGCCGCCGCCTTGGAATACGTCCGACAGCACCACCCGCAGCACGCCGAAGAACTGCTCGCTTTCCATAGCGGCGCACCGCTTTTCGACGAAGAAGCGGAGCAGACCGCGTTGCGCGGCGAACTGCTGCAATTTCTCGCCGCACCGCGCCTCATTGCCGCCCTCGACTACTCCGCCGCATTCGACAAGCACAAGCTGCCGCTGGCCGTGTTTCTCGACTGGATGCAGAAATGGCTGCTGGATGTGGGATTGGCACAACGCAATATGCCGCCGCGCTATTATCCCGTCTTTGCGGCGCAATCGGCGGCGGTTGCCGTGCGCACCGACCCTGCCGCCCTGTTTGCATTCGGCAGCCGCCTCAACGCCCTTGTCCCTTACGGACACCATACCTTGAGTGTTAGAATGCAGGCCGAATCCCTACTCACCGAATATCTGCGCTTCTGGCAGAACAAATAG
- a CDS encoding (2Fe-2S)-binding protein — MFVCICNAITDHQIKETVAAGASTLADLQSQLGVATCCGCCTDLASSFLTSANNAHQAAAATPAIRVSD; from the coding sequence ATGTTTGTCTGCATCTGCAATGCGATTACCGACCATCAGATTAAAGAAACCGTAGCCGCCGGAGCTTCCACGCTGGCGGATTTGCAGTCGCAGCTGGGTGTCGCAACCTGCTGCGGCTGCTGCACCGACTTGGCCTCCTCTTTCCTGACCTCCGCCAACAACGCGCATCAGGCCGCAGCCGCCACGCCGGCCATCCGTGTCAGCGACTGA
- the crcB gene encoding fluoride efflux transporter CrcB → MNAPFFPAFLSVACGAVCGASARWLLGLWFASAAQPVPYATLAANWAGALFIGLAAGAAELFPNLPPYWKLWFVTGLLGSLTTFSGFSLETVALLQQQRYAAAILNAVLHLAGSLCLTAAGLWLARLFAR, encoded by the coding sequence GTGAACGCGCCGTTTTTTCCCGCTTTTCTGTCTGTGGCCTGCGGCGCGGTGTGCGGAGCGTCCGCCCGCTGGCTGCTCGGCCTGTGGTTTGCCTCAGCCGCACAGCCCGTGCCTTATGCAACGCTGGCGGCCAACTGGGCAGGCGCGTTATTTATCGGACTGGCGGCAGGCGCGGCCGAACTGTTTCCGAACCTGCCGCCGTATTGGAAGCTGTGGTTCGTAACCGGCCTGCTCGGCAGCCTGACCACCTTTTCCGGCTTTTCGCTTGAAACCGTCGCCCTGCTGCAACAGCAACGCTACGCCGCCGCCATCCTCAATGCCGTGCTGCATCTTGCCGGCTCGCTGTGCCTGACGGCGGCGGGGCTTTGGCTGGCGCGGCTGTTTGCCCGTTAG
- a CDS encoding energy-coupling factor ABC transporter permease — MDFRTEWFAPALHTAACAVLLILLAACAKPALASLRARPQACGVLLCFFAAFWSLDAGADGGLTGGLRYHLLGVPLGCLMIGAPAVLWLAALFMPLHLLLSAGQGGLAVWPLDVLFAVLPAAAVAETLKYAVRRFLPPNLFLYIFINGFFAAALGMLAAGAAAVALLAHTETFAAADLWRRSFPVFFLLGWGEAFLTGLFAAVFVAFKPHLLASFDDAHYLRRRNSIWPSENQP; from the coding sequence ATGGACTTTCGCACAGAATGGTTTGCGCCCGCGCTGCATACCGCCGCCTGCGCCGTGCTGCTGATCCTGCTGGCCGCCTGCGCCAAACCCGCGCTGGCATCGCTGCGGGCCAGGCCGCAGGCTTGCGGCGTGCTGCTTTGCTTTTTTGCCGCGTTCTGGTCGCTGGACGCGGGAGCCGACGGCGGCCTGACGGGCGGTTTGCGCTACCATCTGCTCGGCGTGCCGCTCGGCTGCCTGATGATAGGCGCGCCTGCGGTGCTGTGGCTTGCCGCGCTGTTTATGCCGCTGCATCTGTTGCTGTCGGCGGGGCAGGGCGGTTTGGCGGTTTGGCCGCTGGACGTGTTGTTTGCGGTGCTGCCTGCGGCTGCTGTGGCCGAAACGCTGAAATATGCCGTGCGCCGTTTTCTGCCGCCCAATCTGTTTCTCTATATCTTCATCAACGGCTTTTTTGCCGCCGCGCTGGGTATGCTGGCGGCCGGAGCGGCAGCCGTCGCCCTGCTTGCGCACACCGAAACGTTTGCCGCTGCGGATTTGTGGCGGCGGTCGTTTCCCGTGTTTTTCCTTTTGGGATGGGGCGAAGCGTTTCTGACCGGACTTTTTGCCGCCGTGTTCGTCGCCTTCAAGCCGCATCTGCTGGCCTCTTTCGACGACGCGCACTACCTGCGCCGCCGCAACAGCATCTGGCCGTCTGAAAACCAGCCGTGA